A single Natrinema pellirubrum DSM 15624 DNA region contains:
- a CDS encoding FAD-binding and (Fe-S)-binding domain-containing protein has product MTASSNTTFDGGAETGDRRAEYDFVSDDVAQPALVDEIRDRVAGDVRFDTYTRQLYATDASAYELTPIGVVYPKSTDDVAATVAYCAERGIPVLPRGGGTSLAGQAVNEAVVLDFTRHMDGVVSIDPEDRRARVEAGTVLGELNDVLAPHGLKFAPDPAAGDRSAIGGAIGNNSTGAHSLVYGKTDAYVEECEAVLADGTVATLGEVAVDDLRESADPDGSVLERIHAEVVRIIDEEGEAVRERFPDLKRNVSGYNLDVLVEEAETGTVNLARLLAGSEGTLAVVTEAEVALEPVPETKAVSLLFYESVLDAVTDVQHVLDHEPAAVELIDDVLLGLARDTTEFEDAASLVPDAANAALLVEFYAEDDDHGREQTAGLLADRVPGSDTEATPPEDRPAIDETIAFDGLEAHDEGERETFWTLRKAGLPILLSRTSDEKHISFIEDCAIPPEHLPEFVERFQSLLTEKGRDNDAAFYAHAGPGVLHVRPLVDTKADRDCEEMVAIADAVTDMVVEFGGSVSGEHGDGRARTQWNHKLYGDDLWQAFRDLKTAFDPDWLLNPGNVCGDHDMTDHLRYDDDYEYDAGLEPSLHWDNENGMQGMVELCHGCGGCRGSQETTGGVMCPTYRAADEEITATRGRANLLRQAMSGDLPDDPTDDEFAEEVLDLCIGCKGCKRDCPSGVDMAKLKTEVMHERHQEEGSSLRDKLFANFDSLAAVGSALAPVSNLVQSLPGSGTIAEKTVGIASERSLPEFQRETLQDWFEKRGGAAASKKRAAAARAKRGGARVSEADAERKAVLFADTYTNYSHPEVGKAAVRVLEAAGVHVDVADRTDSGRPALSKGFIDIARDAIEANVAALEPRIREGWDVVVAEPSDAVMFQSDALDLRSGTAVERFAANSYGLCEYLDTFRLDENVDWAAPDESIVYHGHCHQKAEKKDHHAVGVLRRAGYAVDPLDSGCCGMAGTFGYEAEHYSLSQSIGDILVGQIEDSGADVVAAPGTSCRTQLGDSEVEPVPADSSLAGGSLDGESPPTPIELLAHAASR; this is encoded by the coding sequence ATGACTGCAAGCTCTAATACGACGTTCGACGGCGGGGCCGAAACCGGTGACCGGCGGGCCGAGTACGATTTCGTCTCCGACGACGTCGCGCAACCGGCGCTGGTCGACGAGATCCGCGACCGCGTCGCGGGGGACGTTCGCTTCGACACCTACACGCGACAGTTGTACGCCACCGACGCGAGCGCGTACGAGCTAACGCCGATCGGTGTCGTCTATCCGAAATCGACCGACGACGTCGCCGCGACCGTCGCCTACTGTGCCGAGCGGGGGATTCCCGTCCTTCCACGGGGCGGCGGGACGAGCCTCGCGGGACAGGCCGTCAACGAAGCCGTCGTCCTCGATTTCACCCGCCACATGGACGGCGTGGTCTCGATCGATCCCGAGGACCGCCGGGCGCGCGTCGAGGCAGGGACGGTCCTGGGCGAACTCAACGACGTGCTGGCCCCCCACGGCCTGAAGTTCGCACCCGACCCCGCGGCCGGCGACCGCAGCGCGATCGGCGGCGCGATCGGCAACAACTCGACGGGCGCACACTCGCTTGTCTACGGCAAGACAGACGCCTACGTCGAGGAGTGTGAGGCGGTGCTTGCCGACGGCACGGTCGCCACGCTCGGCGAGGTCGCCGTCGATGACCTTCGTGAGTCCGCCGATCCCGACGGTTCCGTCCTCGAGCGGATTCACGCCGAAGTCGTCCGGATCATCGACGAGGAAGGCGAGGCGGTCCGGGAGCGGTTCCCCGACCTGAAACGCAACGTCTCGGGGTACAACCTCGATGTCCTCGTCGAGGAGGCCGAGACGGGGACTGTCAACCTCGCGCGGCTGCTGGCCGGCAGCGAGGGGACGCTGGCGGTCGTCACCGAGGCCGAGGTCGCACTCGAGCCGGTGCCCGAGACCAAGGCCGTCTCCCTGCTGTTCTACGAGAGCGTCCTCGATGCGGTCACCGACGTCCAGCACGTCCTCGACCACGAGCCCGCGGCGGTCGAACTCATCGACGACGTGTTGCTGGGGCTGGCCCGCGACACGACGGAGTTCGAGGACGCGGCGTCGCTGGTCCCCGACGCGGCGAACGCGGCGTTGCTGGTCGAGTTCTACGCCGAGGACGACGACCACGGCCGCGAGCAGACGGCCGGCTTGCTCGCCGACAGAGTGCCCGGCAGCGACACCGAGGCAACTCCGCCCGAGGACCGGCCGGCGATCGACGAGACGATCGCGTTCGACGGCCTCGAGGCCCACGACGAGGGCGAACGCGAGACCTTCTGGACGCTGCGCAAGGCCGGCCTGCCGATCCTGCTCTCGCGAACCTCCGACGAGAAACACATCAGCTTCATCGAGGACTGTGCGATCCCGCCGGAACACCTGCCCGAGTTCGTCGAACGGTTCCAGTCGCTGCTGACCGAGAAGGGGCGGGACAACGATGCGGCCTTCTACGCCCACGCCGGCCCGGGCGTCCTCCACGTCCGGCCGCTGGTCGATACGAAGGCCGACCGCGACTGCGAGGAGATGGTCGCGATCGCCGACGCGGTCACCGATATGGTCGTCGAGTTCGGCGGCAGCGTCTCCGGCGAACACGGCGACGGCCGCGCGCGCACCCAGTGGAACCACAAGCTCTACGGCGACGACCTCTGGCAGGCCTTCCGCGACCTGAAGACCGCGTTCGACCCCGACTGGCTGCTCAACCCCGGCAACGTCTGTGGCGACCACGACATGACCGACCACCTCCGGTACGACGACGACTACGAGTACGACGCCGGGCTCGAGCCGTCGCTGCACTGGGACAACGAGAACGGGATGCAGGGGATGGTCGAACTCTGTCACGGCTGTGGGGGCTGTCGCGGGAGCCAGGAGACGACCGGCGGCGTGATGTGTCCGACCTACCGGGCCGCCGACGAGGAGATCACGGCCACTCGCGGCCGGGCGAACCTCCTCCGGCAGGCGATGAGCGGCGACCTGCCGGACGACCCGACCGACGACGAGTTCGCCGAGGAGGTACTCGACCTCTGTATCGGCTGTAAGGGCTGCAAACGGGACTGTCCGAGCGGCGTCGACATGGCCAAACTCAAGACGGAGGTCATGCACGAGCGCCACCAGGAGGAGGGCTCGAGCCTCCGCGACAAGCTGTTCGCTAACTTCGATTCGCTCGCGGCCGTCGGCAGCGCGCTCGCGCCGGTGTCGAACCTCGTGCAGTCCCTGCCTGGCTCGGGCACGATCGCCGAGAAGACGGTCGGGATCGCGAGCGAGCGCTCGCTGCCCGAGTTCCAGCGGGAGACGTTACAGGACTGGTTCGAGAAGCGAGGCGGCGCAGCCGCCTCGAAAAAGCGAGCGGCAGCGGCGCGAGCAAAGCGAGGCGGGGCGCGCGTTTCCGAAGCCGATGCCGAGCGCAAAGCGGTCCTGTTCGCCGACACCTACACGAACTACAGCCACCCCGAGGTCGGCAAGGCGGCGGTCCGCGTCCTCGAGGCCGCAGGCGTCCACGTCGACGTGGCCGACCGGACAGACAGCGGTCGACCGGCGCTGTCGAAGGGCTTTATCGATATCGCTCGCGATGCGATCGAGGCGAACGTGGCCGCACTCGAGCCCCGGATCCGCGAGGGGTGGGACGTCGTCGTCGCCGAGCCCTCCGACGCGGTCATGTTCCAGTCCGACGCGCTGGACCTGCGCTCGGGGACGGCCGTCGAGCGGTTCGCCGCCAACTCCTACGGCCTCTGTGAGTACCTCGACACCTTCCGGCTCGACGAGAACGTCGACTGGGCCGCGCCCGACGAGTCGATCGTCTACCACGGCCACTGTCACCAGAAAGCCGAGAAGAAAGACCACCACGCGGTGGGGGTCCTCCGGCGGGCCGGCTACGCGGTCGACCCGCTCGACTCGGGCTGTTGTGGCATGGCCGGGACGTTTGGCTACGAGGCCGAACACTACTCGCTGAGCCAGTCGATCGGCGACATCCTCGTCGGCCAGATAGAGGACAGCGGTGCCGACGTCGTCGCCGCGCCGGGCACCTCCTGTCGGACCCAACTCGGCGACAGCGAGGTCGAGCCGGTCCCGGCCGACAGCTCGCTCGCCGGCGGCTCGCTGGACGGTGAGTCGCCGCCGACGCCGATCGAACTGCTCGCACACGCCGCGTCGCGGTAA
- a CDS encoding MutS-related protein yields MRLEEYWGVGPKTRERLVDELGNEAAVRAIENGDVRALADAGLARGRATRILRRATGGAGMDILSTSDARSAYKELLDLAVDHAVTQRAADRIRVLTPLATREAMDSRLDDVIAARDAWAALEEEEREAVLAAYERYDEREGSEYAAVEAALALLEAGVDSGPFAAIADLERDRLADAADALAALDGSRVREGADDELDRLRETLGAIEDMDANALELIEELRSEGVRDVEGFRQSFEDHLLTETGVTIDRVRAAMATDATDATDFVGTTLRTLRTDLTEAVDEREQAVASDLEDTLDNAREAVDRAVDAVDDIALHLSLARFALEYDCTRPVFVENESAAVSVVNARNLTLAARDDESVQPVTYGLGDHGVSSVPEGVGSVPGQQRVAVLTGANSGGKTTLLETLCQIVLLATMGLPVPADRAEVTPVDSLVFHRRHASFNAGVLESTLKSIVPPLSTGGRTLMLVDEFEAITEPGSAADLLHGLVTLSVDREALGVFVTHLADDLEPLPTEARVDGIFAEGLNPDLELLVDYQPRFDTVGRSTPEFIVSRLVANADDRGERAGFETLAEAVGNDVVQRTLADARWTTGE; encoded by the coding sequence ATGCGACTCGAGGAGTACTGGGGCGTCGGCCCGAAGACGCGCGAGCGGTTGGTCGACGAACTAGGGAACGAAGCGGCGGTTCGGGCGATCGAGAACGGCGACGTTCGGGCGCTCGCCGACGCCGGGCTCGCCCGCGGTCGGGCGACGCGGATCCTCCGGCGGGCGACCGGCGGCGCCGGCATGGACATCCTATCGACCAGCGACGCGCGGTCGGCCTACAAGGAACTGCTGGATCTCGCGGTCGACCACGCCGTCACGCAGCGGGCCGCGGACCGCATCCGGGTACTGACCCCGCTCGCCACCCGCGAGGCGATGGACTCTCGCCTCGACGACGTGATCGCGGCTCGCGACGCGTGGGCCGCCCTCGAGGAGGAAGAGCGTGAGGCGGTCCTGGCGGCCTACGAGCGCTACGACGAGCGCGAGGGCAGCGAGTACGCCGCCGTCGAGGCCGCGCTGGCGCTGCTCGAGGCCGGCGTCGATTCGGGCCCCTTCGCCGCGATCGCCGACCTCGAACGCGACCGGCTCGCCGACGCCGCCGACGCGCTGGCGGCGCTCGACGGGAGTCGGGTCCGCGAGGGGGCCGACGACGAACTCGATCGGCTCCGGGAGACGCTAGGGGCGATCGAGGACATGGACGCGAACGCCCTCGAGCTGATCGAGGAGTTGCGCTCGGAGGGCGTCCGCGACGTGGAGGGCTTTCGCCAGTCCTTCGAGGACCACCTGCTGACCGAGACCGGCGTGACGATCGACCGCGTTCGGGCGGCGATGGCGACCGACGCCACCGACGCGACGGACTTCGTCGGTACCACGTTGCGAACCCTTCGAACCGATCTGACCGAAGCGGTCGACGAGCGCGAACAGGCCGTCGCGAGCGACCTCGAGGACACCCTCGACAACGCCCGCGAGGCCGTCGACCGGGCCGTCGACGCGGTCGACGACATCGCCTTGCACCTGTCGCTGGCCCGCTTCGCGCTCGAGTACGACTGTACGCGTCCCGTCTTCGTAGAGAACGAATCGGCTGCCGTCTCCGTCGTCAACGCGCGCAACCTCACGCTCGCGGCGCGGGACGACGAGTCGGTCCAGCCGGTGACCTACGGGCTCGGTGATCACGGCGTCTCGAGCGTCCCCGAGGGCGTCGGTTCGGTCCCCGGCCAGCAGCGGGTCGCGGTCCTCACCGGGGCCAACAGCGGCGGGAAGACCACGCTGCTCGAGACACTGTGTCAGATCGTCCTGCTGGCGACGATGGGATTGCCCGTCCCGGCCGACCGGGCCGAGGTGACGCCCGTCGACTCGCTGGTCTTTCACCGCCGCCACGCGAGTTTCAACGCCGGCGTCCTCGAGTCGACGCTCAAGTCGATCGTCCCGCCGCTCTCGACGGGCGGGCGCACGCTGATGCTGGTCGACGAGTTCGAGGCGATTACCGAACCGGGCAGCGCGGCGGACCTGCTACACGGGCTGGTCACGCTCTCGGTCGACCGCGAGGCGCTGGGCGTCTTCGTCACCCACCTCGCGGACGATCTGGAGCCGCTACCGACCGAGGCCCGCGTCGACGGCATCTTCGCGGAGGGGCTGAACCCCGACCTCGAGTTGCTCGTCGACTACCAGCCCCGCTTCGATACGGTGGGTCGGTCGACGCCGGAGTTCATCGTCTCGCGGCTGGTCGCCAACGCGGACGACCGCGGCGAGCGGGCCGGCTTCGAGACGCTCGCGGAAGCGGTCGGCAACGATGTCGTCCAGCGGACGCTCGCGGACGCCCGCTGGACGACCGGCGAGTGA
- a CDS encoding ArsA family ATPase gives MSGIDVEPVDEEERGKSDDGDHTIEVTPTDSVGDEEPAERETVDVEPSDEPIDGPDYVLYGGKGGVGKTTMAAATALDSARGGTSTLVVSTDPAHSLSDTFETEIPAEPGRIRDDIPLYAAEIDPETALEEGETPFSTGEGSDETDPFAGGEAGGSPFPGGEGDAGGPLGGLGDMLGGESPMDALFGGAMPGADEAAAMQLLLEYMDDPRFERVVVDTAPTGHTLRLLQLPEIMDTMMGRIMKLRQRLGGMLEGVKGMFGGDAPDDGDDLEDLEVLRERIERLRAALRDPTRTDFRIVMVPEEMSVFESKRLRAQLEEFGIPVGTVVVNRVMEPLSNVTDDVHGEFLQPNLEDCEFCQRRWDVQQSALAEAQELFRGTDVRRVPLFADEVRGEGMLEVVAACLR, from the coding sequence ATGAGCGGCATCGACGTCGAACCGGTCGACGAGGAGGAGCGGGGGAAAAGCGACGACGGCGACCACACTATCGAGGTAACGCCGACCGACTCCGTCGGCGACGAGGAGCCAGCCGAGCGCGAGACCGTCGACGTCGAGCCGTCCGACGAGCCGATCGACGGCCCCGACTACGTCCTCTACGGCGGGAAAGGCGGCGTCGGGAAGACGACCATGGCGGCCGCGACGGCGCTGGACAGCGCCCGCGGCGGCACGTCGACGCTGGTCGTCTCGACGGACCCGGCCCACTCGCTGTCCGACACGTTCGAGACAGAGATTCCGGCCGAGCCCGGCCGAATCCGGGACGATATCCCACTCTACGCGGCCGAGATCGATCCCGAAACCGCCCTCGAGGAGGGAGAGACGCCCTTCAGCACGGGCGAGGGTTCGGACGAGACGGACCCCTTCGCTGGCGGCGAGGCGGGCGGCTCGCCCTTCCCCGGCGGCGAGGGGGACGCGGGCGGGCCGCTCGGTGGCCTCGGCGACATGCTCGGCGGCGAGTCGCCGATGGATGCCCTCTTCGGCGGCGCGATGCCCGGTGCCGACGAGGCCGCCGCCATGCAGCTCCTGCTCGAGTACATGGACGACCCGCGGTTCGAGCGCGTGGTGGTCGATACGGCACCGACCGGCCACACCCTCCGGCTCCTGCAGCTCCCCGAGATCATGGACACGATGATGGGCCGCATCATGAAACTCCGCCAGCGCCTCGGCGGGATGCTCGAGGGCGTCAAGGGGATGTTCGGCGGCGACGCGCCCGACGACGGCGACGACCTCGAGGACCTCGAAGTCCTGCGAGAGCGCATCGAGCGCCTGCGGGCGGCCCTGCGCGACCCCACGCGGACGGACTTCCGGATCGTCATGGTCCCCGAGGAGATGAGCGTCTTCGAGTCCAAGCGCCTGCGGGCGCAACTCGAGGAGTTCGGGATTCCGGTCGGTACCGTCGTCGTCAACCGCGTGATGGAACCCCTGTCGAACGTCACCGACGACGTCCACGGCGAGTTCCTCCAGCCGAACCTCGAGGACTGTGAGTTCTGTCAACGGCGCTGGGACGTCCAGCAGAGTGCCCTCGCGGAGGCACAGGAACTGTTCCGCGGCACCGACGTTCGACGCGTGCCGCTGTTCGCCGATGAGGTCCGGGGCGAGGGCATGCTCGAGGTCGTCGCCGCCTGTCTGCGGTAG
- a CDS encoding DUF6735 family protein: MGHRALVAYRRPDRLYGLRYSHWGGEDLALAEAITPRTPLADGAIDGALLADSISRDRILTDHLDPRVHEALYLVDPDAGYAVDPYRVCWLEWGDGRDGGRGAIVATEPADDRAVRVWFRATKTALADVIEMGVLSRRAAQTYLEARVHEEWAGRCYTYGDAPADEPAGGYDPPLDRWLGGADGPEEADGNRGADGVRTGENERDEGNRWDGKGNGREDEGSGDGD; this comes from the coding sequence ATGGGACATAGAGCGCTGGTCGCCTACCGGCGGCCGGACCGGCTCTACGGACTGCGATACAGCCACTGGGGCGGCGAGGACCTCGCCCTCGCCGAAGCGATCACCCCGCGGACGCCGCTTGCCGACGGCGCGATCGACGGCGCGTTGCTCGCGGACTCGATCAGCCGCGACCGGATCCTGACCGATCACCTCGACCCGCGCGTCCACGAGGCGCTGTATCTGGTCGATCCCGACGCCGGCTACGCGGTCGATCCCTACCGGGTCTGCTGGCTCGAGTGGGGCGACGGCCGCGACGGCGGGCGGGGCGCGATCGTCGCGACGGAGCCGGCCGACGACCGCGCGGTCAGGGTCTGGTTTCGCGCGACCAAGACCGCGCTGGCCGACGTCATCGAGATGGGCGTCCTCTCCCGGCGGGCCGCACAGACCTACCTCGAGGCCCGTGTCCACGAGGAGTGGGCCGGCCGGTGCTACACCTACGGCGACGCGCCGGCCGACGAGCCGGCTGGTGGCTACGATCCGCCCCTCGACCGGTGGCTCGGCGGCGCGGACGGGCCCGAGGAAGCCGACGGGAATCGCGGCGCTGACGGGGTCAGAACCGGCGAGAACGAGCGTGACGAGGGGAACAGATGGGACGGTAAGGGGAACGGACGGGAAGACGAGGGGAGCGGAGACGGAGACTGA
- the purF gene encoding amidophosphoribosyltransferase: MTEKCGVVGVSLDGRDAARPLYYALYALQHRGQESAGIVTHDGFQQHSHVEMGLVGDAFGEGDLDELTGAAGIGHVRYPTAGSVDSSCAQPFSVSFKSGSLGLSHNGNLVNADEIRDELAAAGHAFTSDGDTEVIAHDLARNLLEEDLVRAVKHTMGRIHGSYSLTITHDDTVLGVRDPQGNRPLCIGKLEDGYILASESAAIDTLDGELVRDVRPGELVVLQEDGEGFDSYQLVENENTAHCFFEHVYFARPDSVIDDTLVYEARRNLGRKLWEESGVETDVVMPVPDSGRAFASGYADAAGETTADGEARDADDDGVEFAEGLMKNRYVGRTFIMPTQDERERAVRLKLNPIKSTIEGKTVTVIDDSIVRGTTSTQLVQLLKDCGAEAVHVRIGAPAIVAPCYMGIDMATREELIAADKSVGEIRDEIAADSLAYLSTDAVADVLGKERIDLCLGCVTGEYPYDIEGEETDRDVSRPDIGGQQLAADD, translated from the coding sequence ATGACCGAAAAGTGCGGCGTCGTCGGCGTCTCACTCGACGGTCGGGACGCGGCACGACCGTTGTACTACGCGCTGTACGCGCTCCAGCACCGCGGTCAGGAGTCCGCCGGTATCGTCACCCACGACGGGTTCCAGCAGCACAGCCACGTCGAAATGGGGCTCGTGGGTGACGCCTTCGGCGAGGGCGATCTCGACGAACTGACCGGCGCTGCGGGGATCGGCCACGTCCGGTATCCGACGGCCGGCTCGGTCGACTCCTCGTGTGCCCAACCGTTCTCCGTCTCGTTCAAGAGCGGCTCGCTCGGCCTCTCACACAACGGCAACCTCGTCAACGCCGACGAGATCCGCGACGAACTCGCCGCCGCGGGTCATGCCTTCACCAGCGACGGCGACACCGAGGTCATCGCCCACGACCTCGCGCGCAACCTGCTCGAGGAGGACCTCGTCCGCGCGGTCAAGCACACGATGGGCCGGATCCACGGCTCGTACTCACTGACGATCACCCACGACGATACCGTGCTGGGCGTACGCGACCCGCAGGGCAATCGCCCGCTCTGTATCGGGAAACTCGAGGACGGCTACATCCTCGCCTCGGAGTCGGCAGCGATCGACACACTCGACGGGGAACTCGTCCGCGACGTTCGGCCGGGCGAGCTGGTCGTTCTCCAGGAGGACGGCGAAGGCTTCGACTCCTACCAGCTCGTCGAGAACGAGAACACCGCCCACTGTTTCTTCGAACACGTTTACTTCGCCCGTCCCGACAGCGTCATCGACGACACGCTGGTCTACGAGGCCCGCCGGAACCTCGGGCGCAAGCTCTGGGAGGAAAGCGGCGTCGAGACCGACGTCGTGATGCCGGTCCCCGACTCCGGGCGCGCGTTCGCCTCCGGCTACGCGGACGCGGCAGGCGAGACGACCGCCGACGGCGAGGCCCGCGACGCCGACGACGACGGCGTCGAGTTCGCCGAGGGACTGATGAAGAACCGTTACGTCGGCCGGACGTTCATTATGCCGACCCAGGACGAGCGCGAGCGTGCGGTGCGGCTCAAGCTCAACCCGATCAAGTCGACGATCGAGGGCAAGACCGTCACGGTCATTGACGACTCGATCGTCCGCGGGACGACCTCGACCCAGCTCGTTCAACTCCTCAAGGACTGCGGGGCCGAGGCGGTCCACGTCCGGATCGGCGCGCCCGCGATCGTCGCCCCCTGTTACATGGGGATCGACATGGCCACCCGCGAGGAACTCATCGCCGCGGACAAGTCCGTCGGCGAGATCCGCGACGAGATCGCCGCCGACAGTCTTGCCTACCTCTCGACCGACGCCGTCGCCGACGTCCTCGGGAAAGAGCGCATCGACCTCTGTCTAGGCTGTGTGACCGGCGAGTACCCCTACGACATCGAGGGCGAGGAGACCGACCGCGACGTCAGCCGGCCCGACATCGGCGGCCAGCAGCTGGCCGCGGACGACTAA